The following proteins are encoded in a genomic region of Alistipes shahii WAL 8301:
- a CDS encoding KAP family NTPase, with amino-acid sequence MRRQFILDKEIVLNEQTDLLNTAGYAKNITKIIQNAPQGRVFTIGLFGSWGSGKSSIIETVRENLTKNRKSKVKFISYDAWKYVNDSFRRMFLFEVQRGLGHQRTSLMDKFYQNSSQDIDVKTLVSR; translated from the coding sequence ATGAGACGACAATTTATACTTGACAAAGAGATTGTCCTAAATGAGCAAACCGATTTGTTAAATACAGCGGGATATGCCAAAAATATAACTAAAATAATCCAGAATGCCCCTCAAGGGCGTGTATTTACCATCGGTCTTTTTGGAAGTTGGGGGTCAGGAAAATCATCAATTATTGAAACCGTAAGAGAGAATTTGACAAAGAATAGAAAGTCAAAAGTCAAATTCATATCTTATGATGCGTGGAAATACGTTAATGATTCTTTCAGAAGAATGTTTTTGTTTGAAGTTCAAAGAGGGCTTGGACATCAAAGAACGTCCCTAATGGATAAGTTCTATCAAAATAGTAGTCAAGATATAGATGTCAAGACATTAGTGTCCCGTTAA